The region ccaacagctggcGCCTCCAGTGAAAAGTTGGGGGAGAGGCGCGAGATCCTGCTCCCGCTGGCTCGACACGTCGGAAAAATTCGTCTCCCGACTAGGCTGCCGTAGGCGCCACGCcgtcgcgtcgtacgcgcgggccgccTTCTCTGCGATGTCGAAGGTGTCGAGGATGAAGCGTTTCTCGCCAGACaagatctcggcggagaaggcgcggaggggcgctcgcggactccgcgaAAATCCGAAGCGCCGAGGCGGTGCATCGACATAGTGGCGCAGAGGCGGCGTGGCTAGTGAGAGGGGGCTAGACGAGTGGACGGCAGACTGAGTGTGGAGGGAGCGCCTTCTTATAACGAGCGCCGGCCGCGGCGCGCCAAAAGAAGCGCGTGAACCTTTTCCCACGCTCTGGAGCGTCAAAACCAGCGGGCGCTAGGCCCCACCCCCTCCCCcgcgcgcgaacctttcccgcgcgcTGGAGCACCAAAACCAGGGCGACGACATATGGTCGTTGGCATGATCTAAAACGCGCGCGGCCTTGAAATGAATCGGCGCGTTGAGCGCACTGTCGATCCAAATATAAAAGAGGGCGAACGCCGGGCGGGCGGCTGATCCAAAcagacaaaaaaaaacaaaaacacgtCCATTTAGATCGACCCGTTAGAATTGCTCTTACCATCCCTGCAatattcctgtgaaccaaagaggCCTGAGACCAGCAGAATTCCTATCGTCCACCTCACCTTTGGTTGCTCCCCCTCTTTTTCTCGGTCACGCAGCGTGTAATATTTTAACTTTTCCTCGCCGCCTCCACGCTTTCCTCGAATCCTTCGTCGCCCAGTCGTGGTGGACCGGaactactccaccaccaccaccaccaccaccagggagGTCCATCCGGTGGCGAGCGCGAGGGAGGAACATGCGCCTTGATTCTTCCGCTCGCGCAAGCTTCGGCGGAGTTCCCACCCACCTCTGCTGACGCCGCGCCTCCGATCTCTCATCGCCCCGGGACCCCTCCGCCGCCGGATCTGCTCCGGCGATGGGGGagcagccgcagccgcagcagGAGCCgctcctcgaggttcgccgcccgccctcttctcccctcccctctctccccaaACACGCTCGCGCGCGAATCGGAATAGGTTGGTGCCGCCAACGGTTTCGAGCTTCCTCACCCCACCCCGTGTACGCTCGCTGTCGCCCAAGCTTGGCCCCCGTCCCATCTCCCAGGGCCGCCCCCCTCCCGTTCCGTTTAGCGACATAGTAGTAGGGATGAACACAACTCACGAGCAATAAGCAGAGCATCaagtctttttttttttttgcaagggGGTTTATTACAAATTGATAGAGTTACAGTCGAGAGACAAAATATCCTCGATACATGGTGTTCCTAGATGCATCCACACAGCCGTGGTACGATCTGTGTAGATATAATTCATCTTATACATGGTGATGGAGTTATGAGCAGAGCAGCACGAGTCATCTGCTCTGCTCTATGCAACTCATGGTGATGGAACAGTGCTGCTGCAATTCTTTCCCGGCTAGTATTGGCCTGACGGTTTGGCTACCAAGATTGCTCTTGCCCCCGCAGAATCGGCCTTTGACGCCGTCAATTTGGGTCGAGATCGCGCTAGGCTGTATGTAACCAAGGTCACCACTCACCACTTCAGGATACTTACTGCAAAGTCAATGTAGACAGGAAAATTTTGGGCATCTTTACCTTTATCAGGCTAACTTACTTACTACTACTATATAATTCTTCAGATAGGCACCAGGTTGCTACAAAGGGAGTAACTGTAAACTATGCAGAAACTCATCCCAAAATTGCTCCTACACCATCAGCCTCAATAGATTAGGGCGGTGTTTTCAGTTTCTGTAATTCTGTTACTTGGATTGTGAACTAAGGCACCAAGTGCACCAGTCTCTCTGAGAAGGCCCATTAGTGGAAACCTATTTTAACATGTAGAATCCAATGCTTTTATAGCTCACCAGCATAAACTTAATTTCTTAAAACTCAAGTTATTGTGTGTATGGATTACTGCATTCCTGTGTTACCAAGGCCACCAATAATTGTTTCTGACTTTGGTCAAAGTTACTTTGTAAAGAGTGGAATTTATAGGATCTGTGGATTAAATGACTGCTCATAAATCGCCAAGCCTACGCTATGTGGTTAGCAACACAAATAATGACGCAGTGGAAATAGTTTAATTTGCTAATCTATCCTGCAGCAATGCTCTAATCACCATCCTCGTTCCGTTTAGGTAGAACAATGTGTCACTTCCATACCAGAAGATCATGAAGCCACTTGCTGGGGCTGCGGTCTTCGGCTTGTATTTTCAAGTTATTCACCTGTCTACAAGTGTGGCTGGTGTGGAGCAGTCACCCAAGGCAACCAAACTTCAAGAAAACCTGACAGTGTATGTTTTTCTCACTGGAGGCGTTTCCGGGATGGGTTCTTTGTGACTGTGCTTGCCCTCTTCATGCTCTTCGTTATATGTAAGTTCTAAATCTCTCACTGTCATTTTCTGAAACGAGGATTTCTCTGTGCTCTGTTTATTCATGTTTAAGTTATGGTTCTAATATGTTTGAAGTGTTCCACAGAACTGCTGTCTGATTTTGTTTCCTTTTCGCCGTTTCACAGGTGGCGGGGTCTGGGCGGTGTATCCAGTTGTTTTCTCAATCAGCATCTTCTGTGGCATCTTTCACTGCACAGTAGCAGCTCTCTTATCTGTATTTACAATTGCAAGTTATTGTTTGGCCTCTTTCAAGTCTGCTGGTGCACCACCAGGCATACGTTGGGGTAGCTATCCCATGGTTGGAAAAAATGATCTTGAGAACTATACTTTCTGTACATATTGTAGTAAACCTAAACCCCCAAGAGCACATCACTGCCGATCTTGTAAAACATGTGTGGTGGACATGGATCATCATTGCCCATTTGTAAGTTGGATAAATTTGACCAGAATGATATCTTGATATATTTTGCACTCTGTTGTATCGTGAGTTGTTGCTAATTAGTTTTGTCTTGTTTTATTTGCCTTTTTGTTGTGTTCATCTGCAGATTGGGAACTGTGTGGGAGCTTCAAATCACCAAGCTTTTGTCATT is a window of Triticum dicoccoides isolate Atlit2015 ecotype Zavitan chromosome 2B, WEW_v2.0, whole genome shotgun sequence DNA encoding:
- the LOC119366352 gene encoding protein S-acyltransferase 11-like — its product is MGEQPQPQQEPLLEVEQCVTSIPEDHEATCWGCGLRLVFSSYSPVYKCGWCGAVTQGNQTSRKPDSVCFSHWRRFRDGFFVTVLALFMLFVICGGVWAVYPVVFSISIFCGIFHCTVAALLSVFTIASYCLASFKSAGAPPGIRWGSYPMVGKNDLENYTFCTYCSKPKPPRAHHCRSCKTCVVDMDHHCPFIGNCVGASNHQAFVIFLISVVTSCSYAAIMTIYASYRIWPPLEFPNVSSYGQMGSKKVLMEIIISVASSAFFLSARGIILVYLAFASLSVNAGIAVLLCQQLSLIYEGNTYLSHISSPTDIHGERGLRNLVRFFGCPYPLSRLLLGYTNTGKSQNNSGSKLL